Proteins from a genomic interval of Bradyrhizobium sp. CCBAU 53340:
- a CDS encoding AraC family transcriptional regulator: protein MTLQAPQAWKGDLGGAVAIDLQFEASTPSKSRTSVKPVLVHGDLSVVRCDLGAGAILCQPNAPAGKRYAVVISHGGGVSVSRGGVTQQLKSGEAVLLRSWEPSRIDCSSAFRVSLLSLSCDGLDISEMNAERAVARGIARDAEGLVLLRRYLVAIEKEAGTKRSPEAAALIARHIQDLLLLALTRWPGDLDKNVNLTLLEMRLDAVEAYLESNFRDPSMSVSEAAAALGISPRYVERLLQGVGTTFSKRLIELRLDEAYRQLRDAELADRSVETVALSSGFTNAAHFSRRFRARFGYPPSELRELAAGTDGEAATKPVVPAPRRKPDKPAVAGWGVRLDEELADEVRKAAVAGERALAASALKEAVSQFRVALSTLRRLPPLTERDELELDCQLGIVSALVAQRGYTDPQTSGAYRRAETLCRVLNLEQRLANVEDALYREHLVRADYDEALRVCERSQRGGRDSWLIGAAIVRMHQGKLAVAGELFDRAIPRRVGRADGEEAVTPVNFFVILGKLVYEALFEVLRGEREASRALMRKAIDMARNSGNTAAMGFALSSCTRTSWLDGNDRDNLVIAQELADLCRGNSFAYWGAVADCHLAWHAARADQSDAAAMISNGIERYRRTGARWLLPYLIALQAEIDHMAARHDRAMQHVAEARALADELGEHWYDAALLSLEGDILAAIGRADDARRARQNSRMLARKQGARLFLSKASPGSRWGADDKEQRRNGQRISVKNADV from the coding sequence ATGACGCTGCAGGCGCCGCAGGCCTGGAAGGGTGATCTGGGCGGCGCGGTTGCCATTGACCTTCAGTTTGAAGCGTCGACCCCCTCGAAATCGCGAACCTCGGTCAAGCCTGTCCTCGTTCATGGCGACCTGAGCGTCGTTCGCTGCGACCTCGGGGCCGGCGCCATCCTGTGTCAGCCGAATGCGCCGGCGGGCAAGCGCTACGCGGTCGTCATCTCGCATGGCGGTGGCGTGTCGGTCTCGCGGGGCGGCGTGACCCAGCAGCTCAAATCCGGCGAGGCCGTCTTGCTGCGCAGCTGGGAGCCGAGCCGGATCGATTGCAGCTCGGCATTTCGCGTCTCGCTCCTGTCGCTGTCCTGCGATGGCCTCGACATCTCCGAGATGAATGCCGAACGCGCCGTCGCGCGAGGGATCGCGCGCGACGCCGAGGGACTGGTGCTGTTGCGCCGCTATCTCGTCGCCATCGAGAAGGAGGCCGGCACCAAGCGCTCGCCGGAAGCCGCTGCGCTGATAGCGCGCCATATCCAGGACCTGCTGCTGCTGGCGCTGACACGCTGGCCCGGCGATCTCGACAAGAACGTCAACCTCACCTTGCTGGAGATGCGGCTCGACGCCGTGGAGGCCTACCTCGAATCCAATTTTCGCGACCCATCGATGTCGGTGTCCGAGGCCGCCGCGGCGCTGGGCATCTCGCCCCGCTACGTCGAACGCCTGCTGCAAGGCGTCGGCACCACCTTCTCCAAGCGGCTGATCGAGCTGCGGCTCGACGAAGCCTATCGTCAGTTGCGCGATGCAGAGCTCGCAGACCGCAGCGTCGAGACGGTCGCATTGTCGTCGGGGTTCACCAATGCAGCCCATTTCAGCCGACGCTTCCGCGCCCGCTTTGGATATCCGCCGAGCGAGCTACGCGAGCTGGCCGCAGGCACCGACGGCGAGGCCGCGACGAAGCCGGTCGTCCCGGCTCCGCGCCGCAAGCCGGACAAGCCCGCCGTCGCCGGCTGGGGTGTGCGTCTGGACGAGGAGCTGGCCGACGAGGTGCGAAAGGCCGCCGTCGCGGGCGAGCGTGCGCTCGCCGCCTCGGCCTTGAAGGAGGCGGTGTCGCAGTTTCGCGTGGCGCTCAGCACCTTGCGGCGCCTGCCGCCGCTGACCGAGCGCGACGAGCTCGAGCTCGACTGTCAGCTCGGGATCGTCAGCGCGCTGGTGGCACAGCGCGGCTATACCGATCCGCAGACCTCAGGGGCCTATCGTCGCGCCGAGACGCTTTGCCGTGTGCTCAACCTCGAGCAGCGTCTGGCCAATGTGGAAGACGCGCTCTATCGCGAGCATCTGGTGCGGGCCGACTATGACGAGGCGTTGCGGGTCTGCGAACGGTCGCAGCGAGGCGGCCGCGACTCCTGGCTGATCGGGGCCGCGATCGTCCGGATGCACCAGGGCAAGCTCGCCGTCGCGGGCGAATTGTTCGACCGGGCGATCCCCCGCCGCGTCGGCCGCGCCGATGGCGAGGAGGCGGTGACCCCCGTGAACTTCTTCGTCATCCTCGGCAAGCTCGTCTACGAAGCCCTGTTCGAAGTGCTCAGGGGCGAGCGCGAGGCCTCCCGCGCCCTGATGCGCAAGGCCATCGACATGGCCCGCAACTCGGGAAATACCGCCGCGATGGGCTTCGCGCTCAGCTCGTGCACCCGCACCTCCTGGCTCGATGGCAACGACCGGGACAATCTCGTGATTGCGCAGGAGTTGGCGGATCTTTGTCGCGGCAATTCGTTTGCCTATTGGGGCGCGGTCGCCGATTGCCATCTCGCATGGCATGCCGCGCGTGCCGACCAATCCGATGCGGCAGCGATGATCAGCAACGGCATCGAGCGTTACCGCCGAACCGGCGCGCGCTGGCTGTTACCCTATCTGATCGCGCTCCAGGCCGAGATCGACCACATGGCCGCGCGGCACGACCGGGCCATGCAGCATGTCGCGGAGGCCCGCGCCCTTGCCGACGAACTGGGCGAGCACTGGTACGACGCCGCGCTGCTCAGCCTCGAGGGCGACATTCTTGCGGCAATCGGGCGCGCCGATGACGCTCGCCGCGCACGGCAGAATTCCCGCATGCTGGCGCGCAAACAGGGTGCACGGTTATTTTTGTCAAAAGCATCGCCAGGAAGCCGATGGGGTGCGGACGACAAAGAGCAACGCCGGAACGGCCAACGCATTTCGGTCAAAAATGCGGACGTCTAG